From one Doryrhamphus excisus isolate RoL2022-K1 chromosome 9, RoL_Dexc_1.0, whole genome shotgun sequence genomic stretch:
- the glra2 gene encoding glycine receptor subunit alpha-2 isoform X4 has product MHRSFVMILGALLAYFMETNNFRLVDAKEHDPRSSSSMSPSDFLDSLMGRTSGYDARIRPNFKGPPVNVTCNIFINSFGSIAETTMDYRVNIFLRQKWNDPRLAYSKYPDSSLDLDPSMLDSIWKPDLFFANEKGANFHDVTTDNKLLRIFKNGNVLYSIRLTLILSCPMDLKNFPMDVQTCTMQLESFGYTMNDLIFEWLETGAVQVSDGLTLPQFIMREEKELGYCTKHYNTGKFTCIEVKFHLERQMGYYLIQMYIPSLLIVILSWVSFWINMDAAPARVALGITTVLTMTTQSSGSRASLPKVSYVKAIDIWMAVCLLFVFAALLEYAGVNFVSRQQKEFLRLRRRQRKNHKDEDMRDGRFHFTGYSVNQCLPTKDGSAVKNAAPALAPAPNPNPQSSLPKDTDIMKKKFVDRAKRIDTISRAAFPLAFLIFNVFYWITYKIVRHEDIHKK; this is encoded by the exons ATGCATCGCTCTTTCGTGATGATTTTGGGAGCTTTGCTTGCGTATTTCATGGAGACGAACAACTTCAG gCTCGTGGACGCCAAGGAACACGACCCCAGGTCTTCATCCAGCATGTCTCCATCGGACTTTCTGGACTCACTCATGGGTCGAACGTCCGGGTACGACGCGCGAATACGACCCAATTTTAAAG GTCCGCCTGTTAATGTTACCTGCAACATATTTATCAACAGCtttggttctatagcagaaaCGACAATG GATTACAGAGTGAATATCTTCCTGCGGCAGAAGTGGAATGACCCCCGTTTGGCGTACAGCAAATACCCAGACTCCTCACTGGACTTGGACCCGTCCATGTTGGACTCCATATGGAAGCCTGACCTCTTCTTTGCCAACGAGAAGGGCGCCAACTTCCACGATGTCACCACGGATAACAAGCTGTTGAGGATCTTCAAGAACGGGAATGTCCTCTACAGTATAAG ATTGACCCTCATCCTGTCCTGCCCGATGGATCTCAAGAACTTCCCCATGGATGTCCAAACTTGTACAATGCAACTGGAGAGTT TCGGCTACACCATGAATGACCTCATCTTCGAGTGGCTGGAGACCGGCGCCGTGCAAGTGTCAGATGGTTTGACGCTGCCTCAGTTCATCATGAGGGAGGAGAAGGAGCTGGGCTACTGCACCAAACACTACAACACAG GCAAATTCACTTGCATTGAGGTGAAATTCCATCTGGAGCGTCAGATGGGCTACTATCTGATCCAGATGTACATCCCCTCCCTCCTCATCGTCATCCTCTCGTGGGTGTCTTTTTGGATCAACATGGATGCCGCGCCCGCCAGGGTGGCATTGGGTATCACCACGGTGCTCACCATGACCACACAGAGCTCCGGCTCCAGAGCTTCTCTTCCAAAG GTCTCCTACGTGAAAGCCATTGATATCTGGATGGCGGTGTGTCTGCTCTTCGTGTTTGCTGCATTGCTGGAATACGCCGGGGTAAATTTCGTCTCCAGGCAACAGAAAGAGTTCCTCCGCTTGAGGCGAAGACAAAGGAAGAATCACAAG GATGAAGACATGCGTGACGGCCGTTTTCATTTTACTGGCTACAGCGTGAATCAGTGTCTGCCAACGAAGGACGGCTCAGCTGTTAAGAACGCCGCCCCGGCCCTGGCCCCggcccccaaccccaaccctcaGTCGTCGCTCCCAAAAGACACGGATATCATGAAGAAAAAGTTTGTGGACCGAGCTAAGAGGATAGACACGATCTCTCGAGCTGCCTTCCCGCTGGCCTTCCTCATCTTTAACGTCTTCTACTGGATCACCTACAAGATCGTCAGGCACGAGGACATCCACAAAAAGTAA
- the glra2 gene encoding glycine receptor subunit alpha-2 isoform X3, which translates to MHRSFVMILGALLAYFMETNNFRLVDAKEHDPRSSSSMSPSDFLDSLMGRTSGYDARIRPNFKGPPVNVTCNIFINSFGSIAETTMDYRVNIFLRQKWNDPRLAYSKYPDSSLDLDPSMLDSIWKPDLFFANEKGANFHDVTTDNKLLRIFKNGNVLYSIRLTLILSCPMDLKNFPMDVQTCTMQLESFGYTMNDLIFEWLETGAVQVSDGLTLPQFIMREEKELGYCTKHYNTGKFTCIEVKFHLERQMGYYLIQMYIPSLLIVILSWVSFWINMDAAPARVALGITTVLTMTTQSSGSRASLPKVSYVKAIDIWMAVCLLFVFAALLEYAGVNFVSRQQKEFLRLRRRQRKNHKDEDMRDGRFHFTGYSVNQCLPTKDGSAVKNAAPALAPAPNPNPQSSLPKDTDIMKKKFVDRAKRIDTISRAAFPLAFLIFNVFYWITYKIVRHEDIHKKDRV; encoded by the exons ATGCATCGCTCTTTCGTGATGATTTTGGGAGCTTTGCTTGCGTATTTCATGGAGACGAACAACTTCAG gCTCGTGGACGCCAAGGAACACGACCCCAGGTCTTCATCCAGCATGTCTCCATCGGACTTTCTGGACTCACTCATGGGTCGAACGTCCGGGTACGACGCGCGAATACGACCCAATTTTAAAG GTCCGCCTGTTAATGTTACCTGCAACATATTTATCAACAGCtttggttctatagcagaaaCGACAATG GATTACAGAGTGAATATCTTCCTGCGGCAGAAGTGGAATGACCCCCGTTTGGCGTACAGCAAATACCCAGACTCCTCACTGGACTTGGACCCGTCCATGTTGGACTCCATATGGAAGCCTGACCTCTTCTTTGCCAACGAGAAGGGCGCCAACTTCCACGATGTCACCACGGATAACAAGCTGTTGAGGATCTTCAAGAACGGGAATGTCCTCTACAGTATAAG ATTGACCCTCATCCTGTCCTGCCCGATGGATCTCAAGAACTTCCCCATGGATGTCCAAACTTGTACAATGCAACTGGAGAGTT TCGGCTACACCATGAATGACCTCATCTTCGAGTGGCTGGAGACCGGCGCCGTGCAAGTGTCAGATGGTTTGACGCTGCCTCAGTTCATCATGAGGGAGGAGAAGGAGCTGGGCTACTGCACCAAACACTACAACACAG GCAAATTCACTTGCATTGAGGTGAAATTCCATCTGGAGCGTCAGATGGGCTACTATCTGATCCAGATGTACATCCCCTCCCTCCTCATCGTCATCCTCTCGTGGGTGTCTTTTTGGATCAACATGGATGCCGCGCCCGCCAGGGTGGCATTGGGTATCACCACGGTGCTCACCATGACCACACAGAGCTCCGGCTCCAGAGCTTCTCTTCCAAAG GTCTCCTACGTGAAAGCCATTGATATCTGGATGGCGGTGTGTCTGCTCTTCGTGTTTGCTGCATTGCTGGAATACGCCGGGGTAAATTTCGTCTCCAGGCAACAGAAAGAGTTCCTCCGCTTGAGGCGAAGACAAAGGAAGAATCACAAG GATGAAGACATGCGTGACGGCCGTTTTCATTTTACTGGCTACAGCGTGAATCAGTGTCTGCCAACGAAGGACGGCTCAGCTGTTAAGAACGCCGCCCCGGCCCTGGCCCCggcccccaaccccaaccctcaGTCGTCGCTCCCAAAAGACACGGATATCATGAAGAAAAAGTTTGTGGACCGAGCTAAGAGGATAGACACGATCTCTCGAGCTGCCTTCCCGCTGGCCTTCCTCATCTTTAACGTCTTCTACTGGATCACCTACAAGATCGTCAGGCACGAGGACATCCACAAAAA GGATCGAGTCTGA
- the glra2 gene encoding glycine receptor subunit alpha-2 isoform X1, producing the protein MIHQLSYEVEQLQANRAFIPLLNPSYVVIFTTIMVTSVKPRFETQVSCHCAPVNQCSPAGSKATHPNVIVIPSHRSPRKRYMQYFYQQFWLGHRDHHGPPVNVTCNIFINSFGSIAETTMDYRVNIFLRQKWNDPRLAYSKYPDSSLDLDPSMLDSIWKPDLFFANEKGANFHDVTTDNKLLRIFKNGNVLYSIRLTLILSCPMDLKNFPMDVQTCTMQLESFGYTMNDLIFEWLETGAVQVSDGLTLPQFIMREEKELGYCTKHYNTGKFTCIEVKFHLERQMGYYLIQMYIPSLLIVILSWVSFWINMDAAPARVALGITTVLTMTTQSSGSRASLPKVSYVKAIDIWMAVCLLFVFAALLEYAGVNFVSRQQKEFLRLRRRQRKNHKDEDMRDGRFHFTGYSVNQCLPTKDGSAVKNAAPALAPAPNPNPQSSLPKDTDIMKKKFVDRAKRIDTISRAAFPLAFLIFNVFYWITYKIVRHEDIHKKDRV; encoded by the exons ATGATACATCAACTGTCCTACGAGGTGGAGCAGCTGCAGGCCAATCGTGCTTTCATCCCCTTGCTCAATCCCTCGTACGTTGTCATCTTCACGACCATTATGGTCACCTCAGTAAAGCCACGCTTTGAGACGCAGGTTTCATGCCATTGTGCACCCGTGAATCAATGCAGCCCAGCGGGAAGCAAAGCAACACATCCAAACGTCATTGTCATTCCATCCCACAGGTCCCCCCGTAAACGTTACATGCAATATTTTTATCAACAGTTTTGGCTCGGTCACAGAGACCACCATG GTCCGCCTGTTAATGTTACCTGCAACATATTTATCAACAGCtttggttctatagcagaaaCGACAATG GATTACAGAGTGAATATCTTCCTGCGGCAGAAGTGGAATGACCCCCGTTTGGCGTACAGCAAATACCCAGACTCCTCACTGGACTTGGACCCGTCCATGTTGGACTCCATATGGAAGCCTGACCTCTTCTTTGCCAACGAGAAGGGCGCCAACTTCCACGATGTCACCACGGATAACAAGCTGTTGAGGATCTTCAAGAACGGGAATGTCCTCTACAGTATAAG ATTGACCCTCATCCTGTCCTGCCCGATGGATCTCAAGAACTTCCCCATGGATGTCCAAACTTGTACAATGCAACTGGAGAGTT TCGGCTACACCATGAATGACCTCATCTTCGAGTGGCTGGAGACCGGCGCCGTGCAAGTGTCAGATGGTTTGACGCTGCCTCAGTTCATCATGAGGGAGGAGAAGGAGCTGGGCTACTGCACCAAACACTACAACACAG GCAAATTCACTTGCATTGAGGTGAAATTCCATCTGGAGCGTCAGATGGGCTACTATCTGATCCAGATGTACATCCCCTCCCTCCTCATCGTCATCCTCTCGTGGGTGTCTTTTTGGATCAACATGGATGCCGCGCCCGCCAGGGTGGCATTGGGTATCACCACGGTGCTCACCATGACCACACAGAGCTCCGGCTCCAGAGCTTCTCTTCCAAAG GTCTCCTACGTGAAAGCCATTGATATCTGGATGGCGGTGTGTCTGCTCTTCGTGTTTGCTGCATTGCTGGAATACGCCGGGGTAAATTTCGTCTCCAGGCAACAGAAAGAGTTCCTCCGCTTGAGGCGAAGACAAAGGAAGAATCACAAG GATGAAGACATGCGTGACGGCCGTTTTCATTTTACTGGCTACAGCGTGAATCAGTGTCTGCCAACGAAGGACGGCTCAGCTGTTAAGAACGCCGCCCCGGCCCTGGCCCCggcccccaaccccaaccctcaGTCGTCGCTCCCAAAAGACACGGATATCATGAAGAAAAAGTTTGTGGACCGAGCTAAGAGGATAGACACGATCTCTCGAGCTGCCTTCCCGCTGGCCTTCCTCATCTTTAACGTCTTCTACTGGATCACCTACAAGATCGTCAGGCACGAGGACATCCACAAAAA GGATCGAGTCTGA
- the glra2 gene encoding glycine receptor subunit alpha-2 isoform X2 codes for MIHQLSYEVEQLQANRAFIPLLNPSYVVIFTTIMVTSVKPRFETQVSCHCAPVNQCSPAGSKATHPNVIVIPSHRSPRKRYMQYFYQQFWLGHRDHHGPPVNVTCNIFINSFGSIAETTMDYRVNIFLRQKWNDPRLAYSKYPDSSLDLDPSMLDSIWKPDLFFANEKGANFHDVTTDNKLLRIFKNGNVLYSIRLTLILSCPMDLKNFPMDVQTCTMQLESFGYTMNDLIFEWLETGAVQVSDGLTLPQFIMREEKELGYCTKHYNTGKFTCIEVKFHLERQMGYYLIQMYIPSLLIVILSWVSFWINMDAAPARVALGITTVLTMTTQSSGSRASLPKVSYVKAIDIWMAVCLLFVFAALLEYAGVNFVSRQQKEFLRLRRRQRKNHKDEDMRDGRFHFTGYSVNQCLPTKDGSAVKNAAPALAPAPNPNPQSSLPKDTDIMKKKFVDRAKRIDTISRAAFPLAFLIFNVFYWITYKIVRHEDIHKK; via the exons ATGATACATCAACTGTCCTACGAGGTGGAGCAGCTGCAGGCCAATCGTGCTTTCATCCCCTTGCTCAATCCCTCGTACGTTGTCATCTTCACGACCATTATGGTCACCTCAGTAAAGCCACGCTTTGAGACGCAGGTTTCATGCCATTGTGCACCCGTGAATCAATGCAGCCCAGCGGGAAGCAAAGCAACACATCCAAACGTCATTGTCATTCCATCCCACAGGTCCCCCCGTAAACGTTACATGCAATATTTTTATCAACAGTTTTGGCTCGGTCACAGAGACCACCATG GTCCGCCTGTTAATGTTACCTGCAACATATTTATCAACAGCtttggttctatagcagaaaCGACAATG GATTACAGAGTGAATATCTTCCTGCGGCAGAAGTGGAATGACCCCCGTTTGGCGTACAGCAAATACCCAGACTCCTCACTGGACTTGGACCCGTCCATGTTGGACTCCATATGGAAGCCTGACCTCTTCTTTGCCAACGAGAAGGGCGCCAACTTCCACGATGTCACCACGGATAACAAGCTGTTGAGGATCTTCAAGAACGGGAATGTCCTCTACAGTATAAG ATTGACCCTCATCCTGTCCTGCCCGATGGATCTCAAGAACTTCCCCATGGATGTCCAAACTTGTACAATGCAACTGGAGAGTT TCGGCTACACCATGAATGACCTCATCTTCGAGTGGCTGGAGACCGGCGCCGTGCAAGTGTCAGATGGTTTGACGCTGCCTCAGTTCATCATGAGGGAGGAGAAGGAGCTGGGCTACTGCACCAAACACTACAACACAG GCAAATTCACTTGCATTGAGGTGAAATTCCATCTGGAGCGTCAGATGGGCTACTATCTGATCCAGATGTACATCCCCTCCCTCCTCATCGTCATCCTCTCGTGGGTGTCTTTTTGGATCAACATGGATGCCGCGCCCGCCAGGGTGGCATTGGGTATCACCACGGTGCTCACCATGACCACACAGAGCTCCGGCTCCAGAGCTTCTCTTCCAAAG GTCTCCTACGTGAAAGCCATTGATATCTGGATGGCGGTGTGTCTGCTCTTCGTGTTTGCTGCATTGCTGGAATACGCCGGGGTAAATTTCGTCTCCAGGCAACAGAAAGAGTTCCTCCGCTTGAGGCGAAGACAAAGGAAGAATCACAAG GATGAAGACATGCGTGACGGCCGTTTTCATTTTACTGGCTACAGCGTGAATCAGTGTCTGCCAACGAAGGACGGCTCAGCTGTTAAGAACGCCGCCCCGGCCCTGGCCCCggcccccaaccccaaccctcaGTCGTCGCTCCCAAAAGACACGGATATCATGAAGAAAAAGTTTGTGGACCGAGCTAAGAGGATAGACACGATCTCTCGAGCTGCCTTCCCGCTGGCCTTCCTCATCTTTAACGTCTTCTACTGGATCACCTACAAGATCGTCAGGCACGAGGACATCCACAAAAAGTAA